The genome window GTGTTTAGATTAATACCAGCAGATTGTTCGCCGTCGCGAAGTGTTGTATCGAAAATATCAATTTTTCGCACTTGTAGCCACTTCTCTCACAACTTTTTCTTTACCTTCATTGATGAATGGCATCATAGCACGTAATTTAGCACCAACTTCTTCGATTTGGTGATTTGCACCAGCTTCTTTGAATTTTGTATAGTCTGGACGACCGTTTTCATTTTCTTGAATCCAACGACGAGCGAATGTACCATCTTGGATATCCGTTAATACATCTTTCATACGAGCTTTTACAGAGTCGTCGATAATGCGTGGTCCTGCAACATAGTCACCCCACTCAGCTGTATCTGATACTGAGTAACGCATTGTTGCCATACCACCTTCAAACATTAGGTCAACAATTAATTTTAATTCGTGAAGCGTTTCAAAGTACGCTAATTCTGGTTGGTAACCAGCTTCTACTAATGTTTCGAAACCTGCTTTTACTAATTGTGTAGCACCACCGCAAAGTACTGCTTGCTCACCGAATAAATCAGTCTCAGTTTCTTCTTTGAATGTTGTTTCAAGTAGACCGCCTCGAGCTGCACCGATTCCTTTACCGTATGCAAGAGCTAAATCTTTTGCTTGACCAGTTGCATCTTGATGAATTGCGAATAAGCCTGGTACACCAGCACCTTCTT of Lysinibacillus agricola contains these proteins:
- the ilvC gene encoding ketol-acid reductoisomerase, whose product is MATMYYDQNINEEVLKGKKIAIIGYGSQGHAHALNLKESGFDVVVGVRPGGSFDAAKADGLDVKTVAEAAQEADVIQILLPDERQKAVYEAEIAPHLEAGKALMFAHGFNIHFGQITPPADVDVFLVAPKGPGHLVRRQFQEGAGVPGLFAIHQDATGQAKDLALAYGKGIGAARGGLLETTFKEETETDLFGEQAVLCGGATQLVKAGFETLVEAGYQPELAYFETLHELKLIVDLMFEGGMATMRYSVSDTAEWGDYVAGPRIIDDSVKARMKDVLTDIQDGTFARRWIQENENGRPDYTKFKEAGANHQIEEVGAKLRAMMPFINEGKEKVVREVATSAKN